The sequence below is a genomic window from Dyadobacter chenwenxiniae.
GGTTTTTGGCACACGCGTGTGGAAGCTGCTCGCGAAGTGACCGTTCCGCATGCTTTGCAGCAATGTGAGGAATCGGGCAGGATAGACAATTTTGCTGTGGCTGGCGGTTTGAAGAAGGGCAAATTTGAAGGCGTCCGGTTTAATGATTCAGATGTTTTCAAAGTGGTGGAAGGCGCGGCTTATGTGCTGCAAAATCAATATGATCCCAAATTAGACCATTATCTGGACAGCCTGATCACGCTTTTTGCAGCCGCACAGGAGCCTGATGGCTATTTATATACAATCAGGACCATTAACAAAGACACCACCGGCTCCTACGACTGGATCGCCGGGCCTTACCGTTACGGATTCGAAAACGGCAGCCATGAACTCTACAATGTGGGGCACCTTTATGAAGCGGCGATTGCCCATTACGAAGCCACGGGTAAGAAAACGCTCCTGGACATTGCAACCAAAAATGCAGATCATCTGGTTAAAACATTTGGAACAAAACCCGGACAGTTAGTGGTTGTTCCCGGTCATCAGGAAATTGAACTTGCATTGATCAAACTTTACCGGACAACGGGCAAAAAGGAATATCTGGATCTTTCGAAATTTTTCATTGATATGCGCGGTCGCTCAGACAAGCGGGCATTGTATCTCGACGAACACAAACTCGGCCCCGCGTACTTTCAGGATCAGGTTCCGTTTGTAAGGCAGAAAGAGGCCGTAGGGCATGCGGTTCGTGCGCAATATTTATACACGGCCGTTGCGGATATGCTTACGATCGAGGAAGAACCTGAACACAGCCACGCCGTTCACGAAATCTGGAAAGATGCTACGGAAAAAAAACAATATGTAACGGGTGGCGTAGGCGCCCGTGAAGACGGTGAGGCTTTTGATAAAGCATACATCCTGCCGAATGATAATGCATATGCGGAAACGTGCGCGGCCATTGCGAATATGCTTTGGAACCACAAAATGTATCTCTACACGGGTGAATCCAAATATATGGATGTTTTCGAACGTGTGCTTTATAATGGTTTTTTGGGTGGAATGTCCGTGAAAGGCGATAAGTTCTTTTACGTAAATCCGATGGCTTCCAATGGCGTAAACGATTTTAACAAAGGCACCGGTGCAGAAAGACAGCCCTGGTTCGGAACGGCCTGCTGCCCTACCAATGTGTCGCGCTTTCTGCCTTCAATGCCTGCCTACATTTATGCAACAAAGGGCAACGAGCTGATTGTTAATTTGTTCGCAGACAACGACGCGACTATTTCTGTTAACAATAATGCAGTGAAACTCGCGCAGCAAACGAATTATCCGTGGGATGGAAATGTCAGAATTTTGGTAGATCCTGAGAAAGTCGGGAATTTCACTTTGTCTGTGCGCATCCCGGGCTGGGCAACTGGCGAGGCGATCCCGGGCAACCTCTACAATTATATGAGCAAAGATTCCAAGCCGGTGACCTTGCGTGTGAATGGTAAAAATATGCCTGCCAACATTGAAAAAGGTTACATTAAGCTGGTCCGAAACTGGAAAAAAGGGGATCAGGTTGAATTGGCGCTGGATATGCCAGTCAGGAAGATTATTTCAAATGAAAAGATTGCTGCTAATAAGGACAAAATAGCCATTGAGCGCGGGCCTGTTCTGTATTGTGCAGAAGGCCATGATAACAACGGAAAAGCGCTGGCTATTCCCATTGGAGAAAATCAGACCTTTGCTGCCAGTTATCAGCAAGGCTTGTTGGGCGGTGTTAATGTGCTGAAATCCGAGGCGGGCAACGTGACGCTCATCCCCTATTATGCCTGGGCAAATCGCGGTCCGAATGAAATGGTGATCTGGTTCAATAAAGGTCAGTGATAATATCAAGCTTCTACATTCAGAAAAACCTTTCGGACACTCACTTCGAAAGGTTTTTTTGTACAGTTTCCAAATCCTTCAATGTGCCGTTGACTATGATATTAACATCACTGTTTTTAAAAATATCATTCTCCGAAACCAGCTTGCTTTTGAAATACAATGTAAATGGAAGCCCCTTCCCTTTTGAAACCAACTGCCCGGCAGCTTTCAGAACTTTACCCATATCAATGGCCAACGGGATTTCATAAAGCTCACTGCTTTTCCCCTTGACCTTGGTAACGCCTTTCACACTTCCTTCCGCAAGGCGGTCCTGTTTTCCGAGATC
It includes:
- a CDS encoding glycoside hydrolase family 127 protein is translated as MTKYFSLFSLLFCCHLTFAQNSKITAVPLKNVKTKQGFWHTRVEAAREVTVPHALQQCEESGRIDNFAVAGGLKKGKFEGVRFNDSDVFKVVEGAAYVLQNQYDPKLDHYLDSLITLFAAAQEPDGYLYTIRTINKDTTGSYDWIAGPYRYGFENGSHELYNVGHLYEAAIAHYEATGKKTLLDIATKNADHLVKTFGTKPGQLVVVPGHQEIELALIKLYRTTGKKEYLDLSKFFIDMRGRSDKRALYLDEHKLGPAYFQDQVPFVRQKEAVGHAVRAQYLYTAVADMLTIEEEPEHSHAVHEIWKDATEKKQYVTGGVGAREDGEAFDKAYILPNDNAYAETCAAIANMLWNHKMYLYTGESKYMDVFERVLYNGFLGGMSVKGDKFFYVNPMASNGVNDFNKGTGAERQPWFGTACCPTNVSRFLPSMPAYIYATKGNELIVNLFADNDATISVNNNAVKLAQQTNYPWDGNVRILVDPEKVGNFTLSVRIPGWATGEAIPGNLYNYMSKDSKPVTLRVNGKNMPANIEKGYIKLVRNWKKGDQVELALDMPVRKIISNEKIAANKDKIAIERGPVLYCAEGHDNNGKALAIPIGENQTFAASYQQGLLGGVNVLKSEAGNVTLIPYYAWANRGPNEMVIWFNKGQ